One part of the Granulicella arctica genome encodes these proteins:
- a CDS encoding prolyl oligopeptidase family serine peptidase has product MSELREDVLAYPKARMMEQVDDYFGTKVADPYRWMEDVDSPELAEWVEAENRLTQEYLAQVPSRKAMHGRLMELMDFERYTVPSGYRLQDGGTRYFYQHNSGLQNQAVVYWQDGLEGERQVLLDPNGMSEDGTVALNGFSVTDDGRLAAYALSEAGSDWLVWRVREVETGKDLVDRIEWSKFSGASWLKDGSGFFYARYDAPGAESFKEANYFHKIYLHKLGTEQSEDALVFERPDNGELNLGAVVTDDGRYLLIHQSEGTSPNNELAVKDLSDPEAPVLRLIAEADAAYSPIENDGTFFWVQTTLDAPNGKVIGIDLTKPEREHWVTLVPESRNAIDQVSMVNDTLIVLYLEDAQSMVELHRRDGTAIGRFSLPGIGTAGGFGGRRTDGETFFGFTNFTAPGVVYRLDMRTMETTVFRQPELRFAPDAFETKQVFVASKDGTRVPVFLSYKKGLVLDGSAPTLLYGYGGFGVSLLPSFSSARVLWMELGGVYAQACLRGGGEYGESWHEAGMKLQKQNVFDDFLACAEWLIDAKYTSATKLAIQGGSNGGLLVGACITQRPELFGAALAEVGVLDMLRFDKFTIGWAWKAEYGSPSEDAAEFAAMYEYSPLHRLRAGVAYPATMVMTADHDDRVFPAHSFKFTAAMQAVAPPQPALIRVETRAGHGAGMPLSKRVEGVVDQYAFLVRALEMAV; this is encoded by the coding sequence ATGAGCGAATTGCGTGAGGACGTGTTGGCGTATCCGAAGGCCCGGATGATGGAACAGGTGGATGATTACTTCGGGACGAAGGTGGCAGATCCGTATCGGTGGATGGAGGATGTGGATTCGCCGGAGCTGGCTGAGTGGGTTGAGGCGGAGAACCGTTTGACGCAGGAGTATCTTGCGCAGGTACCGTCGCGGAAGGCGATGCACGGGCGGTTGATGGAGTTGATGGACTTTGAGCGGTATACGGTTCCGTCGGGCTATCGCTTGCAGGATGGTGGGACACGGTATTTCTATCAGCACAACTCCGGGTTGCAGAACCAGGCGGTTGTGTATTGGCAGGATGGGCTTGAGGGCGAGCGACAGGTGCTGCTCGATCCGAATGGGATGTCGGAGGATGGGACGGTTGCGCTGAACGGGTTCAGTGTGACGGATGATGGGCGGTTGGCGGCGTATGCGCTTTCGGAGGCGGGGAGCGATTGGCTGGTTTGGCGCGTGCGCGAGGTGGAGACGGGTAAGGATCTAGTGGATCGGATCGAGTGGTCTAAGTTCAGTGGGGCTTCCTGGCTGAAGGATGGAAGCGGGTTCTTCTATGCGCGCTATGATGCTCCGGGCGCGGAGTCGTTCAAGGAGGCTAACTACTTCCATAAGATCTATCTGCACAAGCTGGGGACGGAGCAGAGTGAGGATGCTCTGGTCTTTGAGCGGCCGGATAATGGTGAGCTGAATCTGGGTGCGGTGGTGACGGATGATGGGCGCTATCTGCTGATTCATCAGTCGGAAGGGACTAGCCCGAACAATGAGCTGGCGGTGAAGGATCTGAGCGATCCGGAGGCTCCTGTGCTGCGGCTGATCGCGGAGGCGGATGCGGCTTACAGCCCGATTGAGAACGATGGAACGTTCTTCTGGGTGCAGACGACACTCGATGCGCCGAACGGAAAGGTGATCGGGATCGACCTGACGAAGCCGGAGCGTGAGCATTGGGTGACGTTGGTTCCGGAGAGCAGGAACGCGATCGATCAGGTGTCGATGGTGAACGACACGTTGATTGTGCTGTACCTCGAAGATGCGCAGAGCATGGTCGAGCTGCATCGACGCGATGGGACGGCGATTGGGCGGTTTTCGCTGCCGGGAATTGGGACAGCGGGAGGCTTTGGCGGGAGGCGAACGGACGGCGAGACGTTCTTTGGGTTCACCAACTTTACTGCTCCGGGCGTTGTGTATCGGCTGGATATGCGGACGATGGAGACGACGGTGTTTCGGCAGCCGGAGCTGCGGTTTGCGCCGGATGCGTTTGAGACAAAGCAGGTGTTTGTGGCTAGTAAGGATGGGACACGGGTTCCGGTATTTTTGAGCTACAAAAAGGGGCTGGTGCTGGATGGGAGCGCGCCGACGTTGTTGTACGGCTATGGCGGCTTTGGTGTGTCTTTGCTGCCGAGCTTTTCTTCGGCGCGGGTGCTTTGGATGGAGCTAGGCGGCGTGTATGCGCAGGCGTGTCTGCGGGGCGGCGGCGAATATGGCGAGAGCTGGCATGAGGCAGGGATGAAGTTGCAGAAGCAGAATGTCTTCGACGACTTCCTTGCGTGCGCGGAGTGGTTGATTGACGCGAAGTACACCTCGGCGACGAAGCTTGCGATTCAGGGTGGGAGCAATGGCGGGCTGCTGGTTGGAGCTTGCATCACGCAGCGGCCGGAGCTGTTTGGCGCGGCGTTGGCTGAGGTGGGCGTGCTCGATATGCTGCGCTTCGACAAGTTCACGATCGGCTGGGCGTGGAAGGCGGAGTATGGGTCGCCGTCGGAGGATGCGGCTGAATTTGCTGCGATGTACGAGTATTCTCCGCTGCATCGTTTGCGGGCCGGCGTGGCGTACCCGGCGACGATGGTGATGACGGCGGACCATGACGACCGGGTGTTTCCGGCGCACAGCTTTAAATTTACGGCGGCGATGCAGGCGGTGGCTCCGCCGCAGCCGGCGCTGATTCGCGTGGAGACACGAGCGGGGCATGGGGCTGGGATGCCGCTGTCGAAGCGGGTTGAGGGCGTGGTGGATCAGTATGCGTTTCTGGTGCGGGCGCTGGAGATGGCTGTGTAG
- a CDS encoding VWA domain-containing protein: protein MRRAFLALLLLAPIAPAPHAQNPASDQQPYTLRTESNVVLLPTQVQTRKGDILYGLKPEQFIVEDNGVPQTVHLDEDTDSLGLSLVVAVQCSRSAVMEYAKLQGLGTMIDGIAGGAPREVALVSYGAEPTLLGDFSSDPDKLRVALNDLQPCDDTAAATLDAVAYSTSLLEGRNNHYRHAILLISEPRDHGSKVKPSKVIADLGRTNTVVDSVAFSPGRNEMVNDLKYGGGSGPLGLLVMAVNAVKKNAAKELASLSGGEYQTFTSQKSFDNSLHELSNHIHNYYLLSFQPHTDTAPGLHSLRVKIPDYPDARIRTRESYWSGTLDPPPEP from the coding sequence ATGCGACGAGCCTTCCTCGCCCTCCTTCTGCTCGCCCCCATCGCGCCTGCCCCGCACGCGCAAAACCCAGCGTCCGACCAGCAACCCTATACCTTGCGCACCGAGTCCAACGTCGTCCTCCTTCCCACGCAGGTCCAAACCAGGAAGGGCGATATCCTCTACGGACTCAAACCCGAGCAGTTCATCGTCGAGGACAACGGCGTTCCCCAGACCGTCCATCTCGACGAAGACACTGACTCCCTCGGCCTCTCGCTCGTCGTCGCCGTCCAGTGCAGCCGCTCCGCCGTCATGGAATACGCCAAGCTCCAGGGCCTCGGCACCATGATCGACGGCATCGCCGGTGGCGCTCCCCGCGAGGTCGCCCTCGTCAGCTATGGAGCCGAGCCCACGCTCCTCGGCGACTTCTCCAGCGACCCCGACAAACTCCGCGTCGCCCTCAATGACCTCCAGCCCTGCGACGACACCGCCGCCGCAACCCTCGACGCCGTCGCCTACTCCACCAGCCTGCTCGAAGGCCGCAACAACCACTATCGTCACGCCATCCTGCTCATCAGCGAGCCCCGCGACCACGGCAGCAAGGTCAAGCCGTCCAAGGTCATCGCCGACCTCGGCCGCACCAACACCGTCGTCGATTCCGTCGCCTTCTCTCCCGGCCGCAACGAGATGGTCAATGACCTCAAGTACGGCGGCGGCTCCGGTCCCCTTGGCCTGCTCGTCATGGCCGTCAACGCCGTCAAGAAGAACGCCGCCAAGGAGCTGGCCTCCCTCTCCGGTGGCGAATACCAGACCTTCACCTCGCAGAAGAGCTTCGACAACAGTCTCCACGAGCTCTCCAACCACATCCACAACTACTATCTGCTCAGCTTTCAGCCCCATACCGATACAGCACCCGGCCTCCACAGCCTCCGCGTCAAGATCCCCGACTACCCCGACGCCCGCATCCGCACCCGCGAGAGCTACTGGTCCGGTACCCTCGATCCACCACCCGAGCCATAA
- a CDS encoding YXWGXW repeat-containing protein — protein sequence MRLKWLWSAVAVVCLAAPAFAQVQVFIGRTPPPIRYEVRPPMPGDGFVWVDGYWGNDGRRYNWVPGRWDRPPYPGAYWNHPHYDHYDRGWQMHEGHWDHEDHDNHHDWGR from the coding sequence ATGAGATTGAAATGGTTATGGAGTGCAGTTGCGGTCGTATGCCTTGCGGCTCCGGCCTTTGCCCAGGTTCAGGTATTTATTGGCCGCACTCCACCACCGATTCGGTATGAGGTACGCCCTCCGATGCCGGGAGACGGGTTCGTCTGGGTCGATGGATACTGGGGGAACGACGGACGGCGGTACAACTGGGTTCCTGGCCGCTGGGATCGTCCGCCGTATCCTGGCGCTTACTGGAACCATCCTCACTATGACCACTACGACCGCGGTTGGCAGATGCATGAGGGCCACTGGGACCATGAGGACCACGACAACCATCATGACTGGGGTCGCTAG
- a CDS encoding YidB family protein, whose product MGFLDEIGAVAGQLSQNSDQAKVAGGLMQALEQHPGGIQGLIDNFKQNGLGDHVNALASGEQQTTTPEQVEQGLSGTGLIEQAAEKAGVSPDVVKTAMSTVLPMVIQHFAPNGQVAGQSEFGGMAQQLLSRFL is encoded by the coding sequence ATGGGATTTCTTGACGAAATTGGAGCGGTAGCGGGGCAGCTTAGTCAGAACAGCGACCAGGCTAAGGTAGCCGGTGGTCTGATGCAGGCGCTGGAACAGCATCCGGGCGGCATTCAGGGCCTGATCGACAACTTCAAGCAGAATGGGCTGGGAGACCATGTGAATGCTCTGGCCTCGGGCGAACAGCAGACGACGACCCCGGAGCAGGTCGAGCAGGGGTTGTCGGGAACGGGCCTGATCGAACAGGCAGCGGAGAAGGCCGGCGTCTCGCCCGATGTGGTGAAGACGGCCATGTCGACGGTGCTGCCGATGGTGATCCAGCACTTTGCGCCGAACGGCCAGGTTGCCGGGCAGAGCGAGTTTGGCGGCATGGCGCAGCAGCTTTTGAGCCGCTTTCTATAA
- a CDS encoding RidA family protein: MTQTKIAIATKEAPAAIGPYSQAIRVGDTLFASGQIGLDPATGTLVAGGIAEQTTRVFENIKAVLAQAGLDLVHVVKTTVFLRSMSDFAAVNEIYAKYLAPTGVIPPARSTIAVAGLPKDALVEIEVIAKEA; the protein is encoded by the coding sequence ATGACCCAGACCAAAATCGCTATTGCCACCAAGGAAGCTCCCGCCGCTATCGGCCCCTACTCGCAGGCCATCCGCGTCGGCGATACGCTCTTCGCCTCCGGCCAGATCGGCCTCGACCCCGCGACCGGCACTCTCGTTGCAGGCGGTATCGCCGAGCAGACCACCCGCGTCTTTGAAAACATCAAGGCTGTCCTCGCCCAGGCCGGTCTCGATCTCGTCCACGTCGTCAAAACCACCGTCTTCCTCAGATCCATGAGCGACTTCGCCGCCGTGAACGAGATCTACGCGAAGTATCTCGCGCCGACCGGCGTCATTCCGCCCGCCCGCTCCACCATCGCCGTCGCCGGTCTGCCGAAGGACGCTCTCGTCGAGATCGAAGTCATCGCCAAAGAGGCATAG
- the msrB gene encoding peptide-methionine (R)-S-oxide reductase MsrB yields MTSTTPETQQEKVQREKVHKSDAEWRELLTPEQFHIMRQKGTEPAFSGPLNNNHEDGIYRCAACNAELFTSDKKFDSGSGWPSFWLPVSADAIEAHEDNAHGMRRIEVTCATCGAHLGHVFPDGPRPTGLRYCMNSASLAFEKQ; encoded by the coding sequence ATGACGAGCACCACCCCCGAAACTCAGCAAGAAAAGGTCCAGCGAGAAAAAGTCCATAAGAGCGACGCCGAGTGGCGCGAGCTGCTCACCCCCGAGCAGTTCCACATCATGCGCCAGAAGGGAACCGAGCCTGCCTTCTCCGGCCCTTTGAACAACAATCACGAGGACGGCATCTACCGCTGCGCCGCCTGCAACGCCGAGCTCTTCACCTCGGACAAGAAGTTCGACTCCGGCAGCGGCTGGCCCAGCTTCTGGCTGCCCGTCTCCGCTGACGCCATTGAGGCCCACGAAGACAACGCCCACGGCATGCGCCGGATCGAGGTCACCTGTGCCACCTGCGGTGCTCATCTCGGCCACGTCTTCCCGGACGGCCCCCGCCCCACCGGCCTCCGCTACTGCATGAACAGCGCTTCCCTGGCGTTTGAGAAACAATAA
- the rpmB gene encoding 50S ribosomal protein L28 has product MAAKCDLCGKGPQFGNNISHANNTTRRRWNVNLQPVKAKVGTVSKRMRVCTGCIKTGKIVKG; this is encoded by the coding sequence ATGGCAGCCAAATGCGATCTTTGCGGCAAAGGCCCGCAGTTCGGTAACAACATCTCCCACGCCAACAACACCACGCGTCGTCGCTGGAACGTGAACCTGCAGCCTGTGAAGGCCAAGGTTGGCACCGTCAGCAAGCGCATGCGCGTCTGCACCGGCTGCATCAAGACCGGCAAGATCGTCAAAGGCTAA
- a CDS encoding alpha/beta hydrolase — protein sequence MTYFLNLRNRPGGDEVGDSVLPRQVTIDPATGNVASDQPLPLADLQTKLLGKNVLLAIHGFNVPQAAGYQSLSHWSTLLQLDETWVFLGIIWPGNSSWLGPLCYPGEGRHAMQCGDLLAPFIGANFVGVNSISLVSHSLGGRLLLETVKSLSQLNPPVAVRQVALMAGAVNHDCLTAEYAAAANWTGKISLLASMQDEVLAKAFPAGNVFEGIIDAGHPWFQSALGRSGPKTILANKSIGGFQVPDEWKFGHGSYLEMVPAADPAVLLPQDLPPVGSQPPYPGQCTSSWSAAFISSRFR from the coding sequence ATGACCTACTTCCTGAACCTGCGCAATCGGCCTGGGGGAGACGAGGTTGGCGACAGCGTTCTGCCGCGGCAGGTGACGATCGACCCCGCCACGGGCAACGTCGCGAGCGATCAGCCGCTGCCGCTCGCAGACCTTCAGACAAAGCTTCTGGGGAAGAATGTGCTGCTGGCAATCCATGGCTTCAACGTGCCGCAGGCTGCCGGATACCAGTCTCTGTCGCACTGGAGCACGCTGCTACAGCTCGACGAGACGTGGGTGTTCCTGGGGATCATCTGGCCGGGCAACTCGTCGTGGCTGGGACCTCTGTGTTACCCGGGCGAAGGCCGGCACGCGATGCAGTGCGGCGATCTGCTGGCACCATTTATCGGTGCGAACTTTGTCGGTGTGAACTCGATCTCGCTGGTGTCGCATAGCCTGGGCGGCCGCTTGCTGCTGGAGACGGTGAAGTCTCTGAGTCAGTTGAACCCACCCGTAGCGGTGCGGCAGGTGGCGCTTATGGCCGGAGCCGTGAATCATGACTGCCTGACGGCGGAGTATGCAGCAGCGGCGAACTGGACAGGGAAGATCAGCCTGCTGGCATCGATGCAGGACGAGGTGCTCGCCAAAGCATTTCCGGCAGGAAATGTGTTCGAGGGCATCATCGATGCAGGGCATCCATGGTTCCAATCAGCACTCGGCCGAAGCGGGCCGAAGACGATCCTTGCAAACAAATCGATTGGAGGATTCCAGGTGCCGGACGAGTGGAAGTTTGGCCACGGGAGTTATCTGGAGATGGTGCCTGCCGCAGACCCAGCAGTGCTGTTGCCGCAGGACCTGCCACCGGTAGGGTCGCAGCCTCCCTATCCTGGGCAGTGTACTTCAAGCTGGTCGGCGGCGTTCATTTCAAGCCGCTTTCGATAG
- a CDS encoding DUF3857 domain-containing protein — MKRLFRFCLPVSLYLLIALSGVHAQKWTQPTPEELSMTEQKGAPEGDAVYLYHEEVTDDNEATFSYYNRIKILKDKGLKLAEIKLYSTERTDGMGTSVRSFSARTIHADGTVIPMTQPATDEIVAQAKDWKRIRKIYKLPQPTVGSILEYRYTFELHNHLESPIWDVQRDLYTRKTHYVWAVANRKITSKVKGELGRTVDQISWSPLLPSGVDVKRTDRWDGQLRTAFVLDAADIPAIPIEENMPPPSSFAYKVRFYYSAESSKEAFWKEFGAHWSEAQNHFIGPGPGVKAAVSKLLAPGDTPEQKLKKLYAAAMELDNTSVARDQGAPEPQVAGDVQPKSTDDVLAARRGNNDQINSLFIAMARAAGIKAYAMRVSNRDEYIFTPTHLTLAQLDDDITIVNLDGKEIFLDPGTRFCPFGHLGWRHSLASGLRQTEAKTEIASTPSEPFAAHQIQRVANLNMDEHGQVTGTVKLTFIGTAAIHWRQDEAVKGEQAVRDSVKELLKKQLPEGMNAEVTSIAKANEYEEPLTIMADVKGMIGTSEEARISLKADIFQAQSEQIFKPETREQPIYFDVSEVVLDAIRINLPPSITVASLPTREAEKLQNGASYDLSTESNATSVTIRRNYVLGRIFYPVSDYPEVRSFYSKMSAKDQESIVLLSSAVGAGSK, encoded by the coding sequence ATGAAACGCTTGTTTCGCTTCTGCCTGCCTGTGTCTCTTTATCTGTTGATCGCGCTGAGTGGGGTGCACGCGCAGAAATGGACACAGCCAACGCCCGAAGAACTCTCGATGACCGAGCAGAAGGGCGCTCCAGAAGGGGATGCGGTTTACCTGTATCACGAAGAGGTCACAGATGATAACGAGGCGACCTTCAGTTATTACAACCGAATCAAGATCCTGAAGGATAAAGGTCTGAAGCTCGCTGAGATCAAGCTTTACTCTACGGAGCGGACGGATGGAATGGGCACAAGCGTACGGAGCTTCAGCGCAAGAACGATTCATGCCGATGGCACAGTTATCCCCATGACCCAGCCCGCAACAGACGAAATAGTCGCCCAAGCAAAGGATTGGAAGAGAATAAGGAAAATCTACAAGCTGCCGCAGCCAACTGTAGGCAGCATTTTGGAATACCGTTACACCTTTGAGCTCCACAACCATCTTGAATCGCCGATATGGGATGTTCAACGCGATCTATACACACGGAAAACCCATTATGTATGGGCCGTAGCAAATCGAAAAATAACCAGCAAGGTGAAAGGTGAGCTTGGGCGGACGGTGGATCAGATTTCCTGGTCGCCGCTGCTACCGAGTGGAGTGGACGTTAAGAGAACTGATCGCTGGGACGGCCAGCTTCGAACGGCGTTCGTGCTGGATGCAGCGGATATTCCCGCGATCCCGATAGAGGAGAATATGCCTCCTCCATCAAGCTTTGCCTACAAGGTACGTTTTTATTACAGTGCTGAATCTTCCAAGGAGGCGTTCTGGAAGGAGTTCGGGGCACATTGGTCGGAGGCTCAAAATCATTTTATTGGGCCGGGACCGGGAGTAAAAGCGGCTGTTTCAAAGTTGCTAGCTCCGGGCGATACACCGGAACAGAAGCTCAAGAAGTTGTATGCGGCAGCCATGGAGCTTGATAACACCAGCGTCGCGCGAGATCAGGGCGCTCCGGAGCCCCAGGTAGCGGGAGATGTGCAGCCAAAATCTACCGACGACGTATTAGCGGCACGGCGAGGAAATAACGATCAGATAAACTCCCTCTTTATTGCGATGGCTCGCGCCGCCGGTATTAAGGCCTATGCGATGCGCGTGTCGAACCGCGACGAGTATATCTTTACTCCGACACATCTGACGCTGGCACAGCTCGACGACGACATAACGATCGTGAACCTCGACGGCAAGGAGATCTTTCTGGATCCAGGAACGCGCTTTTGCCCATTCGGGCATCTTGGCTGGAGGCACTCCTTAGCGTCAGGCTTGAGACAGACCGAAGCTAAAACGGAGATCGCGTCCACACCATCTGAGCCATTTGCAGCTCATCAAATACAGCGGGTCGCTAACCTCAACATGGATGAGCATGGGCAGGTGACCGGCACAGTGAAACTGACTTTTATAGGCACTGCAGCCATCCACTGGCGCCAGGACGAAGCAGTCAAGGGAGAGCAAGCAGTCCGCGACAGCGTAAAAGAACTCTTGAAGAAGCAGCTTCCGGAAGGGATGAATGCGGAAGTAACTTCGATTGCGAAAGCGAATGAGTATGAGGAACCGCTAACGATTATGGCGGACGTGAAGGGAATGATTGGCACAAGCGAAGAAGCGCGAATTTCGCTTAAGGCTGACATATTTCAAGCTCAGAGTGAGCAGATTTTCAAGCCGGAGACGAGAGAACAGCCGATCTACTTCGATGTCAGCGAGGTAGTTCTTGATGCAATTCGCATTAACCTTCCACCTTCCATTACCGTCGCCTCGCTGCCAACTCGCGAGGCAGAAAAGCTACAAAATGGGGCTTCTTACGATCTCTCCACGGAGTCGAATGCGACAAGCGTGACGATTCGCAGAAACTATGTACTTGGGCGAATCTTCTATCCCGTATCCGACTATCCAGAGGTTCGATCGTTTTATTCAAAGATGTCTGCTAAGGATCAGGAATCGATCGTGCTGCTAAGTTCTGCTGTAGGAGCAGGGAGCAAGTAG
- a CDS encoding CDP-alcohol phosphatidyltransferase family protein: MPFLSQFRAAPNLLTLLRLFIIPFLVIQILDGNYRTAFALFILAGISDGMDGLLARWLSQHTTLGQYLDPIADKLLLSTLFIVLTHVGLIPRYVTVLVFSRDLGILLIATLLFATGTLRNFRPSFFGKLNTLVQIVTLLVVLFQKIVPYAAVGTLRDVLVQSIAYLAPLSAAQYAWIILRRLSAHESSTAPLVSSGQR; this comes from the coding sequence ATGCCTTTTCTCAGTCAATTCCGCGCTGCACCCAATCTCCTGACGCTGCTGCGGCTCTTCATCATCCCATTTCTCGTCATCCAGATTCTGGACGGCAACTACCGCACCGCCTTCGCGCTCTTTATCCTGGCCGGTATCAGCGATGGCATGGACGGCCTCCTCGCGCGCTGGCTCAGCCAGCACACCACCCTCGGCCAGTATCTCGACCCCATCGCCGACAAGCTCCTGCTCAGCACGCTCTTCATCGTCCTGACCCATGTCGGCCTCATCCCCCGCTACGTTACCGTACTGGTCTTCAGCCGCGACCTCGGCATCCTGCTCATCGCCACACTGCTCTTCGCCACCGGAACCCTGCGTAACTTCCGCCCCAGCTTCTTCGGCAAGCTCAACACGCTCGTCCAGATCGTCACGCTGCTAGTCGTGCTCTTCCAGAAGATCGTCCCCTACGCGGCTGTGGGCACCTTGCGAGACGTGCTCGTCCAGTCGATCGCCTATCTGGCACCGCTCTCCGCCGCTCAATATGCATGGATCATCCTGCGCCGCCTCAGCGCCCACGAAAGCAGTACTGCTCCGCTCGTCTCTTCAGGGCAGCGCTGA
- a CDS encoding RrF2 family transcriptional regulator: MLRLTKKADYGLMALKYLAEEVAANPANAASSAKEIAEAYHIPPQLLAKILQTLAKAGLLVSHAGSTGGYGLARAADEITAFEVIRAIDGPLFITSCITIHGTCDLAGHCTIKEPLRKVNDSIKDLLNGIRISDLIDMAETDRSNTGAAVAGGLVSIAI, translated from the coding sequence ATGCTGCGTCTGACCAAAAAAGCGGATTACGGTCTCATGGCGTTGAAGTATCTCGCCGAGGAAGTCGCTGCCAATCCGGCCAACGCAGCCAGCAGCGCCAAGGAGATCGCGGAGGCGTACCACATCCCCCCGCAGCTTCTGGCCAAAATCCTCCAAACGCTGGCGAAGGCCGGTTTGCTCGTCTCGCATGCAGGCAGCACCGGAGGCTATGGTCTGGCCCGCGCAGCAGACGAGATCACCGCCTTCGAGGTCATCCGGGCGATCGACGGGCCGCTTTTCATCACCAGTTGCATTACGATTCACGGAACTTGCGACCTTGCCGGCCATTGCACCATCAAAGAACCATTGCGCAAGGTGAACGACAGCATCAAGGATCTGCTGAACGGCATCCGCATCAGCGATCTGATCGATATGGCGGAGACGGATCGGTCGAACACAGGAGCCGCTGTCGCAGGTGGCCTGGTCAGCATCGCGATCTAG
- a CDS encoding IscS subfamily cysteine desulfurase, which produces MSSEISSNGIANNGVIITETSKPLPAGVTLPLYMDNHATTPMDPRVLEAMLPYFSGKFGNAASRNHAFGWEAEKAVETAREQIAKLIGCTPKEIIFTSGATESNNLALKGIAEMYRERGNHIITQATEHKAILDTCKKLEKQGYRVTYLPVQADGLIDIEDLKRAIDDKTILVSIMYANNEIGVIQPIAEIGKLCHEKGILFHTDAVQAVGKIPVDVQKDNIDVLSLSAHKIYGPKGVGALYVRRRNPRVQISEQINGGGHERGMRSGTLNVPGIVGLGKACELSGEEMASESARLIELRDYMKAKFEKALDYVHVNGNMEHHLPGNLNMSFVYVEGESLLMGINDIAVSSGSACTSATLEPSYVLKALGLGDDVAHSSIRFGLGRFNTKAEVDYVSDKVIDVVLKLRELSPLYEMVKEGIDLTKIEWAAH; this is translated from the coding sequence ATGAGCAGCGAGATCAGCAGCAACGGCATAGCCAACAACGGCGTCATCATCACCGAGACCAGCAAGCCGCTCCCAGCCGGCGTCACCCTGCCGCTCTATATGGATAACCATGCCACCACGCCGATGGATCCCCGCGTGCTCGAGGCGATGCTCCCGTACTTCAGCGGCAAGTTCGGCAACGCAGCCAGCCGCAACCACGCCTTCGGCTGGGAGGCAGAGAAGGCCGTCGAGACTGCCCGCGAGCAGATCGCCAAGCTCATCGGCTGTACCCCCAAGGAGATCATCTTCACCTCCGGTGCCACCGAGTCCAACAACCTCGCCCTCAAGGGCATCGCCGAGATGTACCGCGAGCGCGGCAACCACATCATCACCCAGGCGACCGAGCACAAAGCCATCCTCGACACCTGCAAGAAGCTCGAAAAGCAGGGCTACCGCGTCACCTACCTACCGGTCCAGGCCGACGGTCTCATCGACATCGAAGACCTCAAGCGCGCCATCGACGACAAGACCATCCTCGTCTCCATCATGTACGCCAACAATGAGATCGGCGTCATCCAGCCCATCGCCGAGATCGGCAAGCTCTGCCACGAGAAGGGCATCCTCTTCCACACCGACGCCGTTCAGGCCGTCGGCAAGATCCCCGTTGACGTCCAGAAGGACAATATCGACGTCCTCTCCCTCTCCGCGCACAAGATCTATGGTCCCAAGGGTGTCGGCGCCCTCTACGTCCGTCGCCGCAACCCCCGCGTTCAAATCTCCGAGCAGATCAACGGCGGCGGCCACGAGCGCGGCATGCGCAGCGGTACCCTCAACGTCCCCGGCATCGTCGGCCTCGGCAAAGCCTGCGAGCTCTCCGGCGAAGAGATGGCCTCCGAGTCCGCCCGCCTCATCGAGTTGCGCGACTACATGAAGGCCAAGTTCGAGAAAGCTCTCGACTACGTTCACGTCAACGGCAACATGGAGCACCACCTCCCCGGCAACCTCAACATGAGCTTCGTCTACGTCGAAGGTGAGTCGCTCCTGATGGGCATCAACGACATCGCCGTCAGCTCCGGTTCGGCCTGCACCTCGGCCACCCTCGAGCCGTCGTACGTATTGAAGGCCCTCGGCCTCGGCGACGACGTAGCCCACAGCTCCATCCGCTTCGGCCTCGGCCGCTTCAACACCAAAGCCGAAGTCGATTACGTCTCCGACAAGGTCATCGACGTCGTCCTCAAGCTCCGCGAGCTGTCGCCCCTCTACGAAATGGTCAAAGAGGGAATCGACCTCACCAAGATCGAGTGGGCTGCCCACTAA
- the iscU gene encoding Fe-S cluster assembly scaffold IscU yields the protein MAYSDKVVDHYENPRNVGSMDKSSDEVGTGLVGAPECGDVMRLQIRVNPETQVIEDAKFKTFGCGSAIASSSLATEWVKGKTVAEALTISNTDIVKELALPPVKIHCSVLAEDAIRAAIGDWKKKNSVAETEGVAVAAH from the coding sequence ATGGCATACAGCGACAAGGTAGTAGATCACTACGAGAATCCCCGCAACGTCGGCTCGATGGACAAGAGCTCGGATGAAGTCGGTACCGGCCTCGTCGGCGCGCCAGAGTGCGGCGACGTCATGCGCCTCCAGATCCGCGTCAACCCCGAGACCCAGGTCATCGAGGACGCCAAGTTCAAGACCTTCGGCTGCGGCTCGGCCATCGCCTCCAGCTCCCTCGCCACCGAGTGGGTCAAGGGCAAGACTGTCGCCGAGGCCCTCACGATCTCGAACACCGACATCGTCAAGGAGCTCGCGCTTCCCCCAGTCAAGATCCACTGCTCGGTCCTCGCAGAAGACGCGATCCGCGCAGCCATCGGCGACTGGAAGAAGAAGAACAGCGTTGCCGAGACCGAAGGCGTCGCGGTAGCCGCTCACTAA